Sequence from the Amphiprion ocellaris isolate individual 3 ecotype Okinawa chromosome 1, ASM2253959v1, whole genome shotgun sequence genome:
GCCAAGACAGGAAATATTAATATGTAAATCCTGTAATGCTGCCAGACACACTGACAAGCAAGTTGTTTGCTCTCAGTAGAACAGTTACAGAGCAGACAGGTATTAACACAGTTTAATTTACTTTTCATGTGTAGACCTTCATTCACtgccagacagaaaacaaccagaattATCATCATGTCAATTTGTGTTTGACTGGTTGTTAGAAGTCAAGATTATTACTAAATGAAAGATCATTAGTAAAATAATGCAGCCAAAGCAGTTGTATGAGCATTTATTACTGTTTGTAGTGTTTGCTACTCTTTGAACTCTGGTTGATCTTGTCCTTTTTCAACATCCAGGGCTTCATGAGGTCATAATGTGTCCTAAACCCTATCTCAGCTCCTCCCCTCAAGcttaaataaatacagactCAGATTTAACGTAGCAGCTCTGTTAAAAAAATTCTCTAATTTTCCCTGTGTGAAGGAGCAATACAGACCACAGTAAGTAGGACACAACTATTTGACTGTACATATGTTCATATACTGAATGGTAATGTTTAGAGGTTTATAGTAAATATGGTGTTCAAGCTTCAGCTGCAATTTGGAAatcacatttacacattatGCATAACCTTTACAAAAGTAATGAGTTAAAATAATGAGCTTTAAATACAGGCACTGTGTGTGGATTATGTTATTATGTTAGATGTTGTGACGTGcagctgaaaacacttttacgtCAAAAGAACTGACATTCCACAGAAGATGCATTATTACCTGTTAAGAAGGAGTGAAAGAAAAGAACTTaaaatggtggaaaacaaaGGAGTTAagaaattttgaaaataaatgagaaCGAATGGAATTGGCTTGAAATTGTatcattgtttatattttgtgttGACTAGGCttaaaaattaagttttaaatGATCACAGTGAATTTACACAGTCATGATATTCCTCCTTCTTTAGTCAACTAACTGtcagttgtttttgttccagATGAGGCTGATATATCTCTGCAGTGCTTTGCTGCTGCTCATCCTTCTGCCCAGAACCTGTCAAGGTGGCAACATCTTGGTCTTTCCTACTGAAGGCAGCCACTGGATAAACATGGATATTCTCCTTCAAGCTCTGCACTCCAGAGGACACAATTTAACTATTATTCGTGCTAACAAAAGCTGGTACATCAAGGATAACTCCACGTATTACAGTACCTACACAGTTCCAGTAGACAGTACCTTAGAAAAGGAGTTCATCATTAGAGTAGTTTCTGAGATCATAGATTTTGAGCGAGGAGCTCATCCCTTGATGAGTTTTCTTGGTTCAACTGTGGGCATGTTAGGCACGATTGTTGAAGCTCATGAAGGTGTGCATGAATTTGTAACAACCATGTTAGATGACAGAGAGTTGATTAGAAAGTTGAATGACACCAAGTTTGACCTAGTACTCACTGACCCCTGGTGGGGAGGTGGAGCCATTTTGGCCAAATATTTGAACCTTCCTTTGGTTTATAATGTTCGCTGGTTAATAGCTGGAGAAGCTCATTTTGGCATTGCCCCTTCACCCTTATCTTATATTCCTGTAACACAATCGCGTTGCACTGATAAGATGACCTTTTTTCAGAGagttaaaaatgtgattgtaCATCTAATAAGCCAAACACAAATTTATCTGGTCAATCAGATATACCAGAAAATATGTGACAAATATCTTGGACCAAATAATGATTTTTACCAGTTAATGATTGATGCAGACATCTGGCTGATGAGAGTGGACTTTGTGTTTGATTATCCACGCCCCACAATGCCTAATGTTGTGTACATGGGAGGGTTCCAGTGTAAACCTGCTAAACCTCTGCCTCAACACTTGGAGGAGTTTGTGCAGAGTTCTGGAGAGCATGGAGTCATCATCATGTCTCTGGGGACTTTTGTGAGTGAACTACCTGCTGACATGGCAAATGAGATCGCTGCAG
This genomic interval carries:
- the LOC111572430 gene encoding UDP-glucuronosyltransferase 2A1-like, with product MRLIYLCSALLLLILLPRTCQGGNILVFPTEGSHWINMDILLQALHSRGHNLTIIRANKSWYIKDNSTYYSTYTVPVDSTLEKEFIIRVVSEIIDFERGAHPLMSFLGSTVGMLGTIVEAHEGVHEFVTTMLDDRELIRKLNDTKFDLVLTDPWWGGGAILAKYLNLPLVYNVRWLIAGEAHFGIAPSPLSYIPVTQSRCTDKMTFFQRVKNVIVHLISQTQIYLVNQIYQKICDKYLGPNNDFYQLMIDADIWLMRVDFVFDYPRPTMPNVVYMGGFQCKPAKPLPQHLEEFVQSSGEHGVIIMSLGTFVSELPADMANEIAAAFAKLPQKVIWRYKGSRPSTLANNTLLVDWMPQNDLLGHPKVKVFVAHGGTNGVQEALYHGVPVVGIPLFFDQYDNLIRLEDRGGAKILTLSTVDKDNNFLRALRQILNEPSYRMNMQRLSRLHRDQPITPMDNALFWIEFVMRHKGAAHLKPASLRMSWYSYHSVDVALFLGGAVLLMLLSTFFLIRCLCNAMCKPKVKRE